A single region of the Salmo salar chromosome ssa16, Ssal_v3.1, whole genome shotgun sequence genome encodes:
- the LOC106573640 gene encoding zinc finger protein 319 isoform X2 → MSEAWQQHAVAPPPVVHTIPPGAENALGCAVYGIVLQPDPALQQSQHQHGQQHSQQHGQQQHPTQVQQPSLQVGGEGGHKCGACGHDISHLANPHEHQCMVSQDRSFQCTQCMKIFHQATDLLEHQCVQVEQKPFVCGVCKMGFSLLTSLAQHHTSHNSTNPMKCSICEKTYRPGSSGNTTPSSSATNPQQPSADGASSSGSVAVGSSSSITFPSARDRPYKCSVCQKGFRHLSELARHERVHTGEKPFKCDTCDKSFSQSSHLAHHQRTHSSERPYKCAVCDKSFKHRSHLVRHMYAHSGEHLFKCNLCELHFKESSELLHHPCHPQGARPFRCATCGKGFKRPSDLRQHERTHSEERPFHCEECQMSFKQQYALVRHRRTHKNPSDRPFKCNLCDKGFLQPSHLLYHQHVHGMENLFKCASCQKEFSQSGELLRHKCEFVQHRCDPSREKPLKCPECEKRFKYSSDLNRHKRVHTGEKPYKCASCDKGFKQREHLAKHQSVHSRDAQFKCVWCGERFGDLGALQEHTVQHTAEGGGYPVPPCI, encoded by the exons ATGAGTGAGGCGTGGCAGCAGCATGCTGTTGCTCCCCCTCCGGTGGTGCACACCATACCACCGGGGGCGGAGAATGCGTTGGGCTGCGCCGTCTATGGTATCGTCCTGCAGCCTGACCCCGCTCTGCAGCAGTCGCAGCACCAGCATGGCCAGCAGCACAGCCAGCAGCATGGGCAGCAGCAACACCCTACCCAGGTACAGCAGCCTTCTCTGCAGGTAGGGGGCGAGGGCGGTCACAAGTGTGGAGCATGCGGCCACGACATCTCCCACCTAGCCAACCCACATGAGCACCAGTGTATGGTGAGCCAGGACCGCTCCTTCCAATGCACCCAGTGCATGAAGATCTTCCACCAGGCCACTGATCTGCTGGAGCACCAGTGTGTGCAGGTGGAGCAGAAGCcctttgtgtgtggtgtgtgtaagatGGGCTTCTCCCTGCTCACCTCGCTGGCACAGCACCACACCTCGCACAACAGTACCAACCCCATGAAATGCTCCATCTGTGAGAAGACCTACCGACCGGGCTCCTCTGGGAACACCACGCCCTCCTCCTCTGCCACCAACCCTCAGCAGCCGTCTGCTGATGGAGCCTCTTCCAGTGGGAGTGTGGCAGTGGGATCCTCTTCCTCAATTACATTTCCATCGGCCCGTGACAGGCCCTACAAGTGTTCCGTCTGTCAGAAGGGTTTCAGGCACCTGTCAGAGCTGGCCCGCCATGAGCGTgtgcacactggagagaagcccttCAAGTGTGACACATGTGACAAGAGCTTCAGCCAGTCCTCTCACCTGGCCCATCACCAGCGCACCCACAGCTCTGAGCGCCCATACAAATGTGCTGTGTGTGACAAGAGCTTCAAGCACCGCTCCCACCTGGTGCGCCACATGTACGCCCATTCCGGAGAGCACCTGTTTAAGTGCAACCTGTGTGAACTGCACTTCAAGGAGTCTTCTGAGCTGCTGCATCATCCATGCCACCCACAAGGGGCACGCCCCTTCCGCTGTGCAACCTGTGGAAAGGGCTTCAAGCGTCCATCAGACCTGCGGCAGCATGAGCGCACTCACTCTGAGGAGCGTCCCTTCCACTGTGAGGAGTGCCAGATGAGTTTCAAACAGCAGTATGCCCTGGTGCGCcacaggcgcacacacaaaaACCCATCTGACCGCCCCTTCAAATGCAACCTTTGTGACAAAGGCTTCTTGCAGCCATCCCATCTGCTATACCACCAGCACGTCCACGGCATGGAGAACCTGTTTAAGTGCGCATCCTGCCAGAAGGAATTCAGTCAGTCAGGAGAGCTGCTGCGCCACAAATGCG AGTTTGTGCAGCACCGCTGCGACCCGTCCCGAGAGAAGCCCCTCAAGTGTCCCGAATGCGAGAAGCGCTTCAAGTACTCATCTGACCTGAATCGGCACAAGCGTGTCCACACCGGGGAGAAGCCCTACAAGTGTGCTAGCTGTGATAAAGGCTTCAAGCAACGGGAGCACCTGGCCAAGCATCAGAGTGTGCATTCCAGAGATGCCCAGTTCAAGTGTGTTTGGTGTGGAGAGCGCTTTGGAGACCTGGGAGCTTTGCAGGAGCACACAGTCCAGCACACAGCTGAAGGAGGGGGTTACCCTGTGCCACCTTGCATATAG
- the LOC106573640 gene encoding zinc finger protein 319 isoform X1 — MSEAWQQHAVAPPPVVHTIPPGAENALGCAVYGIVLQPDPALQQSQHQHGQQHSQQHGQQQHPTQVQQPSLQVGGEGGHKCGACGHDISHLANPHEHQCMVSQDRSFQCTQCMKIFHQATDLLEHQCVQVEQKPFVCGVCKMGFSLLTSLAQHHTSHNSTNPMKCSICEKTYRPGSSGNTTPSSSATNPQQPSADGASSSGSVAVGSSSSITFPSARDRPYKCSVCQKGFRHLSELARHERVHTGEKPFKCDTCDKSFSQSSHLAHHQRTHSSERPYKCAVCDKSFKHRSHLVRHMYAHSGEHLFKCNLCELHFKESSELLHHPCHPQGARPFRCATCGKGFKRPSDLRQHERTHSEERPFHCEECQMSFKQQYALVRHRRTHKNPSDRPFKCNLCDKGFLQPSHLLYHQHVHGMENLFKCASCQKEFSQSGELLRHKCGESSSSSRETDKPYKCDVCGKGYKKSSTLQRHQNSHCQEKPLKCSLCDRRFLSSSEFVQHRCDPSREKPLKCPECEKRFKYSSDLNRHKRVHTGEKPYKCASCDKGFKQREHLAKHQSVHSRDAQFKCVWCGERFGDLGALQEHTVQHTAEGGGYPVPPCI; from the coding sequence ATGAGTGAGGCGTGGCAGCAGCATGCTGTTGCTCCCCCTCCGGTGGTGCACACCATACCACCGGGGGCGGAGAATGCGTTGGGCTGCGCCGTCTATGGTATCGTCCTGCAGCCTGACCCCGCTCTGCAGCAGTCGCAGCACCAGCATGGCCAGCAGCACAGCCAGCAGCATGGGCAGCAGCAACACCCTACCCAGGTACAGCAGCCTTCTCTGCAGGTAGGGGGCGAGGGCGGTCACAAGTGTGGAGCATGCGGCCACGACATCTCCCACCTAGCCAACCCACATGAGCACCAGTGTATGGTGAGCCAGGACCGCTCCTTCCAATGCACCCAGTGCATGAAGATCTTCCACCAGGCCACTGATCTGCTGGAGCACCAGTGTGTGCAGGTGGAGCAGAAGCcctttgtgtgtggtgtgtgtaagatGGGCTTCTCCCTGCTCACCTCGCTGGCACAGCACCACACCTCGCACAACAGTACCAACCCCATGAAATGCTCCATCTGTGAGAAGACCTACCGACCGGGCTCCTCTGGGAACACCACGCCCTCCTCCTCTGCCACCAACCCTCAGCAGCCGTCTGCTGATGGAGCCTCTTCCAGTGGGAGTGTGGCAGTGGGATCCTCTTCCTCAATTACATTTCCATCGGCCCGTGACAGGCCCTACAAGTGTTCCGTCTGTCAGAAGGGTTTCAGGCACCTGTCAGAGCTGGCCCGCCATGAGCGTgtgcacactggagagaagcccttCAAGTGTGACACATGTGACAAGAGCTTCAGCCAGTCCTCTCACCTGGCCCATCACCAGCGCACCCACAGCTCTGAGCGCCCATACAAATGTGCTGTGTGTGACAAGAGCTTCAAGCACCGCTCCCACCTGGTGCGCCACATGTACGCCCATTCCGGAGAGCACCTGTTTAAGTGCAACCTGTGTGAACTGCACTTCAAGGAGTCTTCTGAGCTGCTGCATCATCCATGCCACCCACAAGGGGCACGCCCCTTCCGCTGTGCAACCTGTGGAAAGGGCTTCAAGCGTCCATCAGACCTGCGGCAGCATGAGCGCACTCACTCTGAGGAGCGTCCCTTCCACTGTGAGGAGTGCCAGATGAGTTTCAAACAGCAGTATGCCCTGGTGCGCcacaggcgcacacacaaaaACCCATCTGACCGCCCCTTCAAATGCAACCTTTGTGACAAAGGCTTCTTGCAGCCATCCCATCTGCTATACCACCAGCACGTCCACGGCATGGAGAACCTGTTTAAGTGCGCATCCTGCCAGAAGGAATTCAGTCAGTCAGGAGAGCTGCTGCGCCACAAATGCGGTGAGTCGTCCTCTTCATCTAGGGAGACAGACAAGCCTTACAAATGTGATGTGTGCGGCAAGGGATACAAGAAGAGTTCGACACTGCAGCGACATCAGAACTCGCACTGTCAAGAGAAGCCCCTAAAATGCTCCCTATGTGACCGCCGCTTCCTGTCATCCTCAGAGTTTGTGCAGCACCGCTGCGACCCGTCCCGAGAGAAGCCCCTCAAGTGTCCCGAATGCGAGAAGCGCTTCAAGTACTCATCTGACCTGAATCGGCACAAGCGTGTCCACACCGGGGAGAAGCCCTACAAGTGTGCTAGCTGTGATAAAGGCTTCAAGCAACGGGAGCACCTGGCCAAGCATCAGAGTGTGCATTCCAGAGATGCCCAGTTCAAGTGTGTTTGGTGTGGAGAGCGCTTTGGAGACCTGGGAGCTTTGCAGGAGCACACAGTCCAGCACACAGCTGAAGGAGGGGGTTACCCTGTGCCACCTTGCATATAG